A genome region from Setaria italica strain Yugu1 chromosome III, Setaria_italica_v2.0, whole genome shotgun sequence includes the following:
- the LOC101766470 gene encoding SAGA-associated factor 29 isoform X2 — MSSSVGGGGGGGGADIASLLEKAKELDQLKKDQDEVVAEINKMHKKVLATPETVDKAVDSFLLKLRGLYARAKELSESEISASTALIGLLDGLLQSGASTAQRKKMEVGDQKKKRIKSDTDTARFSAVRNQLDQAANLKGEQVAARVKSDDEKDEWFVVKVIHFDKETKEYEVLDEEPGDDEESTQKKYKLPMSCIIPFPKKGDPSSAPDFGHGRQVLAVYPGTTALYRATVASHRKRKSDDYILEFDDDEEDGSLPQRAVPFYRVVALPEGHRQ, encoded by the exons ATGTCGTCGTCGGTcgggggaggcgggggcggcggcggggcggacaTCGCCAGCCTGCTGGAGAAGGCCAAGGAGCTGGACCAGCTGAAGAAGGACCAGGACGAAGTGGTGGCCGAGATCAATAAGATGCACAAGAAGGTCCTTGCAA CTCCAGAGACGGTTGATAAAGCAGTTGATTCATTTTTGCTTAAGCTCCGTGGTTTATATGCACGTGCGAAGGAGCTCTCTGAGAGTGAAATCAG TGCCTCAACTGCTTTGATTGGATTATTAGATGGCTTGTTGCAATCTGGAGCttcaactgcacagaggaaaaAGATGG AAGTTGGTGATCAGAAAAAGAAGAGGATCAAGTCTGATACAGATACTGCACGATTTTCTGCTGTGAGGAACCAACTTGACCAGGCTGCAAACCTGAAAGGAGAGCAG GTTGCAGCTAGGGTGAAGTCAGATGATGAAAAAGATGAGTGGTTTGTGGTGAAGGTCATACATTTCGATAAGGAAACAAAAGA GTATGAAGTACTTGACGAGGAGCCAGGTGACGACGAAGAGAGCACCCAAAA GAAGTACAAGTTACCTATGTCTTGCATTATTCCATTTCCAAAGAAGGGGGATCCTTCCAGTGCTCCAGATTTTGGGCATGGTCGACAAGTCTTAGCGGTTTATCCTGGCACAACAGCATTATACAGAGCTACTGTAGCTTCCCATCGTAAG AGGAAGTCTGATGA TTATATTCTGGagtttgatgatgatgaggaggacggGTCTCTGCCGCAAAGAGCggtgccattctatagggtggTTGCCCTCCCGGAGGGCCACCGGCAGTGA
- the LOC101777697 gene encoding circumsporozoite protein-like: MMLNNGDSQRQQELQPPRTGNDAISEAVAVDPAVARLTGTSFEAAAMDHLKPVVGMMFDTLTDVEKFYKSYAHEASFFVRVGQHKKQNDEILFKRMEQFESCLQNTRGGGDLTRQQRARGCSALSKPAEGKGRRRPQQAGGGQGAAEVSGGGAQGAAEVSGTGGQGAAAGKGRPSARGDGGQGAAAERKGWQSARGGRAQGAAAGKGRRRSQASEGKVRRRAGVTEDAAQNRGGWR; encoded by the exons ATGATGCTGAACAACGGCGATAGCCAACGGCAACAAGAGCTGCAGCCGCCTAGGACAGGGAATGATGCCATCTCTGAAGCCGTCGCCGTTGATCCCGCCGTCGCGAGACTTACAGGAACAAGTTTtgaggccgccgccatggatcaTTTGAAGCCTGTGGTTGGAATGATGTTTGATACACTTACAGATGTGGAGAAATTTTATAAATCGTATGCACATGAAGCTAGTTTCTTTGTTCGTGTTGGTCAGCATAAGAAGCAAAATGATGAAATATTATTCAAGCG AATGGAACAATTTGAATCATGTTTACAGAACACCAGGGGTGGAGGAGACCTCACCAGGCAGCAGAGGGCAAGGGGCTGCAGCGCCCTCAGCAAGCCGGCGGAGGGCAaggggcggcgccgccctcAGCAGGCTGGCGGCGGGCAAGGGGCGGCGGAGGTCTCAGGCGGCGGAGCGCAAGGGGCGGCGGAGGTCTCAGGCACCGGAGggcaaggggcggcggcgggcaaggggCGGCCGAGCGCAAGGGGTGACGGCGggcaaggggcggcggcggagcgcaaGGGGTGGCAGAGCGCAAGGGGCGGCAGAGCgcaaggcgcggcggcgggcaaggggCGGCGGAGGTCTCAGGCGTCGGAGGGCAAGGTGCGGCGGAGGGCTGGGGTGACGGAGGATGCGGCGCAAAATCGCGGAGGGTGGAGGTGA
- the LOC101766470 gene encoding SAGA-associated factor 29 isoform X1, whose product MSSSVGGGGGGGGADIASLLEKAKELDQLKKDQDEVVAEINKMHKKVLATPETVDKAVDSFLLKLRGLYARAKELSESEISASTALIGLLDGLLQSGASTAQRKKMEVGDQKKKRIKSDTDTARFSAVRNQLDQAANLKGEQVAARVKSDDEKDEWFVVKVIHFDKETKEYEVLDEEPGDDEESTQKYERKYKLPMSCIIPFPKKGDPSSAPDFGHGRQVLAVYPGTTALYRATVASHRKRKSDDYILEFDDDEEDGSLPQRAVPFYRVVALPEGHRQ is encoded by the exons ATGTCGTCGTCGGTcgggggaggcgggggcggcggcggggcggacaTCGCCAGCCTGCTGGAGAAGGCCAAGGAGCTGGACCAGCTGAAGAAGGACCAGGACGAAGTGGTGGCCGAGATCAATAAGATGCACAAGAAGGTCCTTGCAA CTCCAGAGACGGTTGATAAAGCAGTTGATTCATTTTTGCTTAAGCTCCGTGGTTTATATGCACGTGCGAAGGAGCTCTCTGAGAGTGAAATCAG TGCCTCAACTGCTTTGATTGGATTATTAGATGGCTTGTTGCAATCTGGAGCttcaactgcacagaggaaaaAGATGG AAGTTGGTGATCAGAAAAAGAAGAGGATCAAGTCTGATACAGATACTGCACGATTTTCTGCTGTGAGGAACCAACTTGACCAGGCTGCAAACCTGAAAGGAGAGCAG GTTGCAGCTAGGGTGAAGTCAGATGATGAAAAAGATGAGTGGTTTGTGGTGAAGGTCATACATTTCGATAAGGAAACAAAAGA GTATGAAGTACTTGACGAGGAGCCAGGTGACGACGAAGAGAGCACCCAAAAGTACGAGAG GAAGTACAAGTTACCTATGTCTTGCATTATTCCATTTCCAAAGAAGGGGGATCCTTCCAGTGCTCCAGATTTTGGGCATGGTCGACAAGTCTTAGCGGTTTATCCTGGCACAACAGCATTATACAGAGCTACTGTAGCTTCCCATCGTAAG AGGAAGTCTGATGA TTATATTCTGGagtttgatgatgatgaggaggacggGTCTCTGCCGCAAAGAGCggtgccattctatagggtggTTGCCCTCCCGGAGGGCCACCGGCAGTGA
- the LOC101766470 gene encoding SAGA-associated factor 29 isoform X3, giving the protein MPPAGGGELGVLLEKFSDLDQLQKEQEIVITEINNMHRKICSSPETVDKAVDSFLLKLRGLYARAKELSESEISASTALIGLLDGLLQSGASTAQRKKMEVGDQKKKRIKSDTDTARFSAVRNQLDQAANLKGEQVAARVKSDDEKDEWFVVKVIHFDKETKEYEVLDEEPGDDEESTQKYERKYKLPMSCIIPFPKKGDPSSAPDFGHGRQVLAVYPGTTALYRATVASHRKRKSDDYILEFDDDEEDGSLPQRAVPFYRVVALPEGHRQ; this is encoded by the exons ATGCCGCCGGCAGGGGGAGGGGAACTGGGGGTTCTGCTAGAGAAGTTCAGCGATCTGGATCAGCTGCAGAAAGAGCAGGAGATTGTCATCACGGAGATCAACAACATGCACAGGAAGATTTGTTCCT CTCCAGAGACGGTTGATAAAGCAGTTGATTCATTTTTGCTTAAGCTCCGTGGTTTATATGCACGTGCGAAGGAGCTCTCTGAGAGTGAAATCAG TGCCTCAACTGCTTTGATTGGATTATTAGATGGCTTGTTGCAATCTGGAGCttcaactgcacagaggaaaaAGATGG AAGTTGGTGATCAGAAAAAGAAGAGGATCAAGTCTGATACAGATACTGCACGATTTTCTGCTGTGAGGAACCAACTTGACCAGGCTGCAAACCTGAAAGGAGAGCAG GTTGCAGCTAGGGTGAAGTCAGATGATGAAAAAGATGAGTGGTTTGTGGTGAAGGTCATACATTTCGATAAGGAAACAAAAGA GTATGAAGTACTTGACGAGGAGCCAGGTGACGACGAAGAGAGCACCCAAAAGTACGAGAG GAAGTACAAGTTACCTATGTCTTGCATTATTCCATTTCCAAAGAAGGGGGATCCTTCCAGTGCTCCAGATTTTGGGCATGGTCGACAAGTCTTAGCGGTTTATCCTGGCACAACAGCATTATACAGAGCTACTGTAGCTTCCCATCGTAAG AGGAAGTCTGATGA TTATATTCTGGagtttgatgatgatgaggaggacggGTCTCTGCCGCAAAGAGCggtgccattctatagggtggTTGCCCTCCCGGAGGGCCACCGGCAGTGA